The DNA region CCGGGGCACGCCGACTTCGGCGGCGAGGTCGAGCGTACCCTCAAGATGGTCGACGGCGTCATGCTCCTGGTCGACGCGAGCGAGGGGCCGCTCCCGCAGACCCGGTTCGTCCTTCGCAAGGCCCTCGAGCAGGGGCTGGCCCCGATCGTCGTGATCAACAAGATCGACCGCTCCGACGCCCGCGCCAAGGAGGTCCTCAACGAGGTCTACGACCTCTTCATCGACCTCGACGCGACCGAGGACCAGCTCGAGTTCCCGGTCCTCTACGCCAACGCCCGCAAGGGGATCGTACGTCGCACCCCCGACGGGGCGGACGAGCCGCTCGTG from Candidatus Polarisedimenticolaceae bacterium includes:
- a CDS encoding GTP-binding protein produces the protein MAVVERQDVRNLAIIAHVDHGKTTLVDAMLWQSGIFRDNEYVVERVMDSIDLEREKGITIMAKNTAIAYKGTKINIVDTPGHADFGGEVERTLKMVDGVMLLVDASEGPLPQTRFVLRKALEQGLAPIVVINKIDRSDARAKEVLNEVYDLFIDLDATEDQLEFPVLYANARKGIVRRTPDGADEPLV